One genomic segment of Nitrospirota bacterium includes these proteins:
- a CDS encoding HEPN domain-containing protein produces MNGDKINAVNAWFKKAENDLRTAEYTMTMDDPPYDTVCFHAQQCAEKYMKGFLTFHEIDFPKTHSIEDLVLLCKDISPSLESEIGDVEVLSIYAVEARYPSEMYYEIPEEKAYEAIEFAKKVNSVVLKHLEGKM; encoded by the coding sequence ATGAACGGTGATAAGATAAATGCCGTGAACGCTTGGTTCAAAAAAGCCGAAAACGACCTCAGAACTGCTGAATATACCATGACAATGGATGATCCGCCTTATGATACTGTTTGTTTTCATGCCCAACAATGCGCTGAAAAATATATGAAAGGCTTCCTGACGTTCCATGAAATAGATTTTCCTAAGACACATTCCATTGAAGACCTTGTGTTATTATGTAAAGATATTTCACCGTCTCTTGAATCAGAGATTGGAGATGTTGAGGTTTTGTCAATTTATGCGGTTGAGGCAAGATACCCTTCTGAGATGTACTATGAAATACCTGAAGAAAAGGCATACGAAGCCATAGAGTTTGCGAAAAAAGTTAACTCTGTAGTGCTGAAACATCTTGAAGGGAAGATGTAA
- a CDS encoding nucleotidyltransferase domain-containing protein translates to MDIEVYLKEAVRRIIDNFNPEKIILFGSYAYGQATKDSDIDLMVVMDTDLKPYERAIPMM, encoded by the coding sequence ATGGATATAGAAGTTTATTTAAAGGAAGCTGTCAGAAGAATTATTGACAACTTCAATCCTGAAAAGATTATTCTGTTTGGCTCTTATGCTTATGGTCAGGCGACAAAGGACAGCGATATTGATTTAATGGTGGTAATGGATACTGATTTGAAACCTTATGAAAGAGCGATTCCCATGATGTAA
- a CDS encoding ATP-binding protein: MLSRTLYLNAWNKLSSEKSMVFLAGPRQAGKTTLSKIMAESFSNSLYFNWDIHSDRGTLFEDPYFFEKVDRIDASTPLIIFDEIHKYKNWKNYLKGVYDRDCDSYKFLVTGSGRLDIYQKGGDSLAGRYYMFHLFPLSVSELGRKNISISDFIADPLQIKMKGLKEARTIWNNLSELSGFPEPYVSGKEQTYRRWSGTYANQLIREDIRDVVEIKSVTDIETLYLLLPSKVGSPLSIASLSGDLGVSYNSVRNWLSVFERFFLVFSIPTWTEKISRAILKERKYYLWDYPRIKNPAARFENMVAAELWRAVNLWTDMGHGDFTLHFLKNKEKQEVDFLIAKNREPFLLIESKLNDITPSKSLQIFQKLLKIPAVQLTGSGDSYRLINNEENKILIAPAYQWLAQLP, from the coding sequence ATGCTAAGCAGGACGCTGTATTTAAATGCATGGAATAAGCTTTCTTCAGAGAAGAGCATGGTATTTCTTGCCGGTCCACGGCAGGCCGGTAAAACAACCCTCTCAAAAATAATGGCGGAATCATTCAGCAACAGCCTCTATTTCAACTGGGATATCCATTCCGACAGGGGCACACTATTTGAAGATCCTTACTTCTTTGAAAAAGTTGATAGAATAGATGCCTCCACACCTTTAATTATCTTTGATGAAATACACAAATATAAAAACTGGAAGAATTATCTTAAAGGGGTATACGATCGGGACTGTGACAGTTATAAATTCCTTGTTACAGGCAGTGGAAGGCTTGACATATACCAGAAGGGCGGCGACTCACTGGCCGGGCGATATTATATGTTTCACCTCTTCCCTTTGTCAGTATCAGAGCTTGGGAGAAAAAACATATCTATATCTGATTTTATTGCTGACCCTCTTCAAATCAAAATGAAGGGTTTGAAAGAGGCCAGGACTATATGGAATAACCTGTCAGAGTTAAGCGGATTTCCTGAACCTTATGTGTCAGGCAAGGAGCAGACATACAGGCGATGGTCCGGTACTTATGCCAATCAATTAATACGGGAGGATATCCGGGACGTGGTAGAGATAAAATCTGTAACCGATATTGAGACCCTCTATCTTCTTCTCCCTTCAAAGGTGGGAAGTCCTCTGTCAATTGCTTCTTTATCAGGAGACCTCGGAGTCTCATATAACTCTGTCCGCAACTGGCTATCGGTTTTTGAAAGGTTTTTCCTTGTGTTCAGCATACCTACGTGGACAGAGAAAATATCGAGGGCGATCCTGAAAGAAAGGAAATATTACCTCTGGGACTATCCAAGGATCAAGAACCCTGCTGCCCGTTTTGAAAATATGGTTGCCGCAGAGCTTTGGAGGGCTGTAAATTTATGGACCGATATGGGGCACGGCGACTTTACACTACATTTTTTAAAAAACAAGGAGAAGCAGGAAGTAGATTTTTTGATAGCGAAAAACAGGGAACCATTTTTACTAATTGAGTCGAAGTTAAACGATATAACTCCATCAAAGTCTCTGCAAATTTTCCAAAAACTCCTCAAGATACCGGCGGTTCAACTTACCGGCAGCGGGGATTCCTACAGGCTGATAAATAATGAAGAAAACAAAATCCTTATTGCACCGGCTTATCAGTGGCTTGCTCAATTGCCTTGA
- a CDS encoding DUF1829 domain-containing protein codes for MSAFDCHQLVGLYTNWLKDKAKIKTIGDICELTTPFVDRHNDYMQIYVKSTPSGMLLTDDGYTLMDLEISGLEFNTERRKNELKIILNGFGVSLNGDSLEAEARHDNFPQKKHNLLQAMLAINDLFVMAPAKVASFFKEDVERFLLLHEIRFSKDINFIGKSGFNHHFDFVIPPSKTVPERVLRTINNPAKNSVSAMIFSWDDARKVRAENSIAIAMLNDQDKEISPDTIHALKAYDIEPLLWSKRDKYVEKLAA; via the coding sequence ATGAGTGCATTTGATTGCCATCAACTCGTAGGTTTGTATACAAATTGGCTTAAAGATAAAGCCAAAATAAAAACAATAGGTGATATATGTGAACTTACTACTCCATTTGTTGACCGGCATAATGATTATATGCAGATATATGTTAAATCTACGCCATCGGGGATGTTGTTAACAGATGATGGATATACACTCATGGATTTAGAGATAAGCGGTCTTGAATTTAATACGGAACGCAGAAAGAATGAACTCAAGATTATTCTGAATGGATTTGGGGTAAGCCTTAATGGGGATAGCCTTGAAGCAGAGGCCCGCCATGATAATTTTCCACAAAAAAAACATAACCTGTTGCAGGCAATGCTTGCGATCAATGACCTTTTTGTAATGGCTCCTGCTAAAGTTGCAAGCTTTTTCAAAGAAGACGTTGAGAGGTTTCTATTGTTACACGAGATCAGATTTTCCAAGGATATTAATTTTATCGGGAAAAGTGGCTTCAATCACCATTTTGATTTTGTGATACCACCTTCTAAGACAGTACCTGAGAGAGTTTTAAGAACGATTAACAATCCTGCAAAGAATAGTGTATCTGCCATGATATTTTCCTGGGATGATGCAAGAAAAGTAAGAGCAGAAAATTCAATTGCTATAGCTATGCTTAATGATCAGGATAAAGAAATCAGCCCTGACACTATACATGCGTTGAAGGCTTATGATATTGAACCGTTATTATGGAGTAAGCGTGATAAATATGTTGAGAAACTTGCAGCCTGA
- a CDS encoding DUF3037 domain-containing protein, whose amino-acid sequence MKTPYSFSVLRYIHDIVTGEFINVGVVLYAPKVKFLSAMCTPRYGRLSKMFSNVDGDHFRQVVSYIQARLEEEGERLITELRFEKLPASVAGFTSKVLPPDDSSLQFSPEGFGITEKPQETLEQLYSRYVEKYYEKTERHGRGDEDIRKQGGHRWI is encoded by the coding sequence ATGAAAACACCCTACAGTTTCTCAGTCTTGAGGTATATCCATGACATTGTAACAGGAGAGTTTATAAACGTTGGGGTTGTGTTATATGCTCCAAAGGTTAAATTCCTTAGTGCCATGTGTACGCCGAGGTATGGACGCCTTTCAAAGATGTTCTCAAATGTTGATGGTGACCACTTTCGTCAGGTTGTAAGCTATATTCAGGCAAGATTGGAAGAAGAAGGGGAACGTTTGATTACGGAACTCCGTTTTGAAAAACTTCCGGCAAGTGTTGCAGGTTTTACCTCTAAGGTTTTACCGCCTGATGATAGCTCTTTACAGTTTTCACCGGAGGGTTTTGGGATAACAGAAAAACCACAAGAGACTCTTGAACAGCTTTACAGCCGGTATGTAGAAAAATATTATGAGAAAACAGAACGGCATGGCAGGGGCGATGAGGATATAAGGAAACAAGGAGGACACAGATGGATATAG
- a CDS encoding nucleotidyltransferase domain-containing protein, giving the protein MDIEVYLKEAVRRIIDNFNPEKIILFGSYAYGQATKDSDIDLMVVMDTDLKPYERAIPIRKALKYLGIPKDVIVRTPQEFERFKDIIGTIIYTAAHKGRVVYER; this is encoded by the coding sequence ATGGATATAGAAGTTTATTTAAAGGAAGCTGTCAGAAGAATTATTGATAACTTCAATCCTGAAAAGATTATTCTGTTTGGCTCTTATGCCTATGGTCAGGCGACAAAGGACAGCGATATTGATTTAATGGTGGTAATGGATACCGATTTGAAACCTTACGAAAGAGCGATTCCCATAAGGAAGGCCCTGAAATATCTTGGGATACCTAAAGATGTTATTGTAAGGACGCCGCAGGAGTTTGAGAGATTTAAGGATATTATTGGAACCATAATTTATACGGCAGCTCATAAAGGAAGGGTGGTCTATGAACGGTGA